One window from the genome of Helicobacter pylori encodes:
- a CDS encoding outer membrane protein translates to MRTLLKMLVGTSLLTHALVAKEESAVPSWTKNLYMGFNYQTGSINLMTNIHEVREVTNYQTGYTNIITSVNSVKKLTNMGSNGIGLVMGYNHFFHPDKILGLRYFAFLDWQGYGMRYPKGYYGGNNMITYGVGVDAVWNFFQGSFYQDDISVDIGVFGGIAIAGNSWYIGSKGQELLGITNSSTVDNTSFQFLFNFGLKALFVDEHEFEIGFKFPTINNKYYTTDALKVQMRRVFAFYVGYNYHF, encoded by the coding sequence TTGAGAACCTTGTTAAAAATGTTAGTTGGCACAAGCTTGCTGACACACGCCTTAGTAGCTAAAGAAGAAAGTGCAGTGCCTTCTTGGACAAAAAATTTGTATATGGGATTCAATTACCAAACAGGTTCTATCAATTTAATGACTAATATCCATGAAGTTAGAGAAGTGACTAACTATCAAACCGGTTACACCAATATCATAACCAGCGTTAATAGCGTTAAAAAGCTCACCAACATGGGATCTAATGGGATTGGCTTAGTCATGGGCTATAACCACTTTTTCCATCCGGATAAAATCTTGGGCTTGCGCTATTTTGCTTTTTTAGATTGGCAAGGCTATGGCATGAGATACCCTAAAGGCTATTATGGCGGCAATAACATGATCACTTATGGCGTGGGCGTGGATGCGGTGTGGAATTTCTTCCAAGGGAGTTTCTATCAAGATGATATTAGCGTGGATATTGGCGTTTTTGGGGGGATTGCGATTGCGGGGAATAGCTGGTATATTGGCAGTAAAGGGCAGGAATTGTTAGGCATCACTAACAGCAGCACGGTTGATAACACCTCTTTTCAATTCCTCTTTAACTTTGGTCTCAAGGCTTTATTTGTAGATGAGCATGAATTTGAAATCGGCTTTAAATTCCCCACCATTAACAACAAATACTACACCACTGACGCGCTCAAGGTTCAAATGCGTAGGGTCTTTGCCTTTTATGTGGGGTATAATTACCACTTCTAA
- the tatA gene encoding twin-arginine translocase TatA/TatE family subunit: MGGFTSIWHWVIVLLVIVLLFGAKKIPELAKGLGSGIKNFKKAVKDDEEEAKNEPKTLDAQAAQTKVHETSEIKSKQES; encoded by the coding sequence ATGGGCGGATTCACAAGCATATGGCATTGGGTCATCGTTTTATTAGTGATTGTGTTGTTGTTTGGGGCTAAAAAGATCCCAGAGTTGGCTAAGGGTTTAGGCAGTGGGATTAAGAATTTCAAAAAGGCCGTGAAAGACGATGAAGAAGAGGCTAAAAACGAGCCAAAAACCCTAGACGCTCAAGCAGCACAAACCAAAGTGCATGAAACTAGCGAGATTAAAAGCAAACAAGAAAGTTAA
- the pseF gene encoding pseudaminic acid cytidylyltransferase — MRAIAIVLARSSSKRIKNKNIIDFFNKPMLAYPIEVALNSKLFEKVFISSDSMEYVHLAKNYGASFLNLRPKVLADDRATTLEVMAYHMKELELKDEDIACCLYGTSALLQEKHLKNAFEILKGNTDYVFTCSPFSASPYRSFSLENGVQMAFEEHLNTRTQDLKTLYHDAGLLYMGKAQAFKEMRPIFSPNSIALELSPLEVQDIDTLEDLELAKLKYSRLKNACQ; from the coding sequence ATGAGAGCGATCGCTATTGTTTTAGCCAGAAGTTCCAGTAAAAGGATCAAAAATAAAAATATTATTGATTTTTTCAATAAACCCATGCTCGCTTACCCTATTGAAGTGGCGCTAAATTCCAAGCTCTTTGAAAAGGTGTTTATCTCTAGCGATAGCATGGAGTATGTTCATTTAGCTAAAAATTATGGGGCGAGTTTTTTGAATTTGCGCCCTAAAGTTTTAGCGGACGACAGAGCCACGACTTTAGAGGTGATGGCCTATCACATGAAAGAATTAGAGTTAAAAGATGAAGATATTGCGTGTTGTTTGTATGGCACTTCAGCGCTTTTACAAGAAAAGCATTTAAAAAACGCTTTTGAGATTTTAAAAGGAAATACGGATTATGTTTTCACATGCTCTCCATTCAGCGCTTCGCCCTATCGTTCTTTTAGCCTTGAAAACGGCGTTCAAATGGCTTTTGAAGAGCATTTAAACACGCGCACGCAAGATTTAAAAACGCTCTATCATGACGCAGGATTGCTTTATATGGGGAAGGCTCAAGCCTTTAAAGAAATGCGGCCTATTTTTAGCCCAAATTCTATCGCTTTAGAATTATCGCCCTTAGAAGTCCAAGATATTGACACTTTAGAAGATTTAGAATTAGCCAAGCTCAAATACAGCCGTTTGAAAAACGCATGCCAGTAA
- the pseH gene encoding UDP-4-amino-4,6-dideoxy-N-acetyl-beta-L-altrosamine N-acetyltransferase, protein MKKNYSYGNTQAIDFTHLNDEEKLLVLEFRNHPNTALWMYSANISLKTHLQFIEDLKNSPSHRYFLFKEEGVYLGVGSITKINFFHKHGYLGIYKNPFLKNGGETILKALECIAFEEFQLHSLHLEVMENNFKAIAFYEKNHYELEGRLKGFISKDKEFIDVLLYYKDKKKYNDQSLLKL, encoded by the coding sequence TTGAAGAAAAATTATTCTTATGGAAATACCCAAGCGATTGATTTTACCCATTTAAACGATGAAGAAAAGCTGTTGGTTTTAGAGTTTCGCAACCACCCAAACACTGCTTTATGGATGTATAGCGCTAATATTTCTTTAAAAACGCATTTGCAATTCATAGAAGATTTAAAAAATTCGCCTAGCCACCGCTATTTTTTGTTTAAAGAAGAGGGCGTTTATTTAGGGGTTGGCTCTATCACTAAAATCAATTTTTTTCATAAGCATGGGTATTTGGGGATTTATAAAAACCCTTTTTTGAAAAATGGGGGAGAAACGATTTTAAAAGCTTTAGAATGCATCGCTTTTGAAGAGTTCCAGTTACATTCTTTACACTTAGAAGTGATGGAAAACAATTTCAAAGCGATCGCTTTTTATGAAAAAAACCATTATGAGTTAGAGGGGCGTTTGAAAGGCTTTATCTCTAAAGATAAGGAATTTATAGACGTTCTTTTGTATTACAAGGATAAGAAAAAATATAACGATCAATCTCTTCTAAAACTTTAG
- the flgH gene encoding flagellar basal body L-ring protein FlgH — MKKALYLGAVAFSVAFSMASANEPKIDFNPPNYVEETPSKEFIPELNKLGSLFGQGERPLFADRRAMKPNDLITIIVSEKASANYSSSKDYKSASGGNSTPPRLTYNGLDERKKQEAQYLDDKNNYNFTKSSNNTNFKGGGSQKKSEDLEIVLSARIIKVLENGNYFIYGNKEVLVDGEKQILKVSGVIRPYDIERNNTIQSKFLADAKIEYTNLGHLSDSNKKKFAADAMETQMPY; from the coding sequence ATGAAAAAAGCGCTTTATTTAGGGGCTGTTGCGTTTAGCGTTGCATTCAGCATGGCATCAGCCAATGAGCCAAAAATTGATTTTAACCCTCCTAATTATGTAGAAGAAACCCCCTCTAAAGAATTTATCCCTGAATTGAACAAGTTAGGGAGTTTGTTTGGGCAGGGTGAGCGCCCTTTATTTGCGGACAGGAGGGCGATGAAGCCTAACGATTTAATCACAATCATTGTCTCTGAAAAAGCGAGCGCGAATTATTCTAGCTCTAAAGATTATAAAAGCGCTTCAGGGGGTAATTCCACGCCACCAAGACTCACTTATAATGGGTTAGATGAAAGAAAGAAACAAGAAGCACAGTATTTAGACGATAAGAATAATTACAATTTCACTAAATCCAGCAATAACACGAATTTTAAAGGCGGTGGCTCGCAAAAAAAGAGCGAAGATTTAGAAATCGTGTTGAGCGCTCGCATCATTAAAGTGCTAGAAAATGGGAATTATTTCATCTATGGGAATAAGGAGGTGCTAGTGGATGGGGAAAAGCAAATCCTTAAGGTGAGTGGGGTGATCCGCCCTTATGATATTGAAAGGAACAACACCATCCAATCCAAGTTTTTGGCCGACGCTAAGATTGAATACACGAATTTAGGGCATTTGAGCGATTCCAATAAAAAGAAATTCGCTGCTGATGCGATGGAAACCCAAATGCCTTATTAA
- the argS gene encoding arginine--tRNA ligase, whose protein sequence is MHTLIKGVLEEILEEEVIIEYPKDREHGHYATPIAFNLAKVFKKSPLVIAEELALKISTHKKTQGFFDSVVACKGYINFTLSLNFLECFTQKALELKEQFGSQVKNEHSQKIFLEFVSANPTGPLHIGHARGAVFGDSLAKIARFLGHEVLCEYYVNDMGSQIRLLGLSVWLAYREHVLKESVTYPEVFYKGEYIIEIAKKASNDLEPGLFKENEETIIEVLSGYAKDLMLLEIKDNLDALGIHFDSYASEKEIFKHKDAVFERLEKANALYEKDSKIWLKSSLYQDESDRVLIKEDKSCTYLAGDIVYHDEKFKQNYTKYINIWGADHHGYIARVKASLEFLGYDSNKLEVLLAQMVRLLKDNEPYKMSKRAGNFILIKDVIDDVGRDALRFIFLSKRLDTHLEFDVNTLKKQDSSNPIYYIHYANSRIHTMLEKSPFSKEEVLQTPLTNLNAEEKYLLFSALSLPKAIESSFEEYGLQKMCEYAKTLASEFHRFYNAGKILDTHKAKELLKICLMVSLSLSNAFKLLGIEIKTKISAKD, encoded by the coding sequence ATGCACACTCTCATTAAGGGCGTTTTAGAAGAGATTTTAGAAGAAGAAGTCATTATTGAATACCCTAAAGACAGAGAGCATGGGCATTACGCTACGCCCATTGCTTTCAATCTCGCCAAAGTTTTTAAAAAATCGCCCTTAGTTATCGCTGAAGAGTTAGCCCTTAAAATCAGCACGCACAAAAAAACTCAAGGGTTTTTTGACAGCGTAGTGGCTTGTAAGGGCTATATCAATTTCACGCTTTCTTTAAATTTTTTGGAGTGTTTCACCCAAAAAGCTTTAGAATTAAAAGAACAATTTGGCTCTCAAGTTAAAAACGAACATTCTCAAAAAATCTTTTTAGAATTTGTGAGCGCTAACCCCACAGGGCCTTTACACATAGGGCATGCTAGGGGTGCGGTGTTTGGCGATAGTTTGGCTAAAATCGCTCGCTTTTTAGGGCATGAAGTTTTGTGCGAATATTATGTCAATGACATGGGTTCTCAAATCCGCTTGTTAGGGCTTTCGGTATGGCTCGCTTACAGAGAGCATGTTTTAAAAGAAAGCGTAACTTATCCGGAAGTTTTTTACAAGGGCGAATACATCATTGAAATCGCCAAAAAGGCGAGTAACGATTTAGAGCCAGGCCTTTTTAAAGAAAACGAAGAGACTATCATTGAAGTTTTAAGCGGCTATGCTAAGGATTTAATGCTTTTAGAAATTAAAGATAATTTAGACGCTTTAGGCATTCATTTTGATTCTTATGCGAGCGAAAAAGAAATTTTTAAACATAAAGATGCGGTGTTTGAACGATTAGAAAAAGCGAACGCCCTTTATGAAAAGGATTCTAAAATCTGGCTCAAATCCTCCCTATACCAAGATGAAAGCGATCGGGTGCTCATTAAAGAAGATAAAAGTTGCACTTATTTAGCCGGCGATATTGTCTATCATGATGAAAAATTCAAGCAAAATTACACCAAATATATCAACATTTGGGGGGCAGACCACCACGGCTATATCGCTAGAGTGAAAGCCAGCCTTGAGTTTTTGGGCTATGATTCCAACAAACTTGAAGTCTTACTCGCTCAAATGGTGCGCTTGCTCAAAGATAACGAGCCTTACAAGATGAGTAAAAGAGCGGGTAATTTCATTTTGATTAAAGATGTGATTGATGATGTGGGTAGAGACGCTTTAAGGTTTATTTTTTTGAGCAAACGGCTTGACACTCATTTAGAATTTGATGTCAATACTTTAAAAAAGCAAGACAGCTCAAACCCCATTTACTATATCCATTACGCTAATTCGCGCATCCACACCATGCTAGAAAAATCGCCTTTCTCTAAAGAAGAGGTTTTGCAAACCCCTTTAACCAATTTAAACGCTGAAGAAAAATACTTGCTTTTTAGCGCTTTAAGCTTGCCTAAAGCAATTGAATCTTCTTTTGAAGAATACGGCTTGCAAAAAATGTGCGAATACGCAAAAACCCTCGCCTCAGAATTCCACCGCTTCTATAACGCTGGCAAAATCTTAGACACCCATAAAGCTAAAGAGCTTTTAAAAATTTGTTTAATGGTGAGCTTGAGCTTAAGCAACGCTTTCAAACTTTTAGGCATAGAAATCAAAACCAAAATTTCCGCTAAGGATTAA
- a CDS encoding NAD+ synthase — protein sequence MQKDYQKLIAYLCDFLEKEVQKRGFKKVVYGLSGGLDSAVVGVLCQKVFKKNAHALLMPSLVSMPESKTDALNLCEKFSIPYTEYSIAPYDKIFGSHFKDASLTRKGNFCARLRMAFLYDYSLKSDSLVIGTSNKSERMLGYGTLFGDLACAINPIGELFKTEVYELARRLNIPKKILNKPPSADLFVGQSDEKDLGYPYSVIDPLLKDIEALFKNKPIDAEALTQLGYDEILVKNIINRIQKNAFKLELPTIAKRFNPNEKR from the coding sequence ATGCAAAAAGATTACCAAAAACTCATCGCTTATTTATGCGATTTTTTAGAAAAAGAAGTGCAAAAACGAGGCTTTAAAAAAGTCGTTTACGGGCTGAGCGGGGGGCTGGATAGCGCGGTCGTTGGGGTGCTGTGTCAAAAAGTTTTTAAAAAAAACGCTCATGCCCTTTTAATGCCCTCTTTGGTTTCTATGCCAGAGAGTAAAACAGACGCCCTGAATTTGTGCGAAAAATTTTCTATCCCTTATACAGAATATTCTATCGCTCCCTATGATAAAATTTTTGGCTCTCATTTTAAAGATGCAAGCCTTACTAGAAAGGGGAATTTTTGCGCAAGATTACGCATGGCTTTTTTATACGATTATTCTTTAAAAAGCGATTCTTTAGTCATTGGCACGAGCAATAAAAGCGAAAGAATGTTAGGCTATGGCACTTTATTTGGGGATTTGGCGTGCGCGATTAACCCGATTGGGGAATTATTTAAAACCGAAGTTTATGAACTCGCTCGCCGTTTAAATATCCCTAAAAAGATTTTAAACAAGCCCCCTAGCGCGGATTTATTTGTGGGGCAAAGCGATGAAAAAGATTTGGGCTATCCTTATAGCGTGATTGACCCTTTATTGAAGGATATTGAAGCGTTGTTCAAAAACAAGCCCATTGATGCAGAAGCGCTCACTCAATTAGGCTATGATGAAATTTTAGTAAAAAACATCATAAACCGTATCCAAAAAAACGCTTTTAAATTAGAATTACCCACTATCGCCAAACGATTTAACCCTAATGAAAAGCGATAA
- a CDS encoding phospholipase D-like domain-containing protein, producing the protein MLNKFKKIVGVGVLVGCLGVLQAKNSLFVLPYEQRDALNALVSGISNARESVKIAIYSFTHRDIARAIKSVASRGIKVQIIYDYESNHNNKQSTIGYLDKYPNTKVCLLKGLKAKNGNYYGIMHQKVAIIDDKIVFLGSANWSKNAFENNYEVLLKTDDTETILKAKSYYQKMLGSCVGF; encoded by the coding sequence ATGTTAAACAAGTTTAAAAAAATCGTTGGCGTGGGTGTGTTAGTGGGCTGTTTAGGGGTTTTGCAAGCTAAAAATAGTCTCTTTGTCTTGCCTTATGAGCAAAGAGACGCTTTGAATGCTTTAGTTTCTGGCATTAGTAACGCTAGAGAGAGCGTGAAAATCGCTATCTATAGTTTCACGCACAGAGATATTGCAAGAGCGATTAAAAGCGTAGCGAGTAGGGGGATTAAGGTGCAAATCATTTATGATTATGAAAGCAATCATAATAACAAGCAATCCACTATTGGCTATTTAGACAAATACCCTAACACGAAAGTGTGCTTATTAAAAGGGCTTAAGGCTAAAAACGGGAATTATTACGGCATCATGCACCAAAAAGTGGCGATCATTGATGATAAGATCGTGTTTTTAGGCTCAGCGAATTGGAGCAAAAACGCTTTTGAAAACAATTACGAAGTGCTTTTAAAAACCGATGACACAGAGACAATCCTCAAAGCCAAGAGTTATTACCAAAAGATGTTAGGGAGTTGCGTTGGGTTTTAA
- a CDS encoding tetraacyldisaccharide 4'-kinase has translation MKSDKPFLERYFYDPTLLQKGLIFALYPFSLIYQGIATLKRKTAKKRDFKIPLISIGNLIAGGSGKTPFILEIAPRYQEVAVVSRGYQRDSKGLVVVSVKGNILVPQKTAGDEAYLLALNLKQASVIVSEKRELGVLKALELGAKIVFLDDGFRFNFNQFNVLLKPKIPPYYPFCLPSGLYRESIKSYKEAHLVVTEDKDYKRITSITNPTKRMLLVTAIANPSRLDAFLPKEVVKKLYFRDHAPFDLKLLEKEFYQSNATSLLVTSKDLVKLQDCKLPLSVLDLKLEICPKVLEEIDRYIFSYPCNTKERL, from the coding sequence ATGAAAAGCGATAAACCCTTTTTAGAACGCTATTTTTATGATCCCACTCTTTTGCAAAAGGGGTTGATTTTCGCGCTCTATCCTTTTTCTTTAATCTATCAAGGCATCGCCACCCTTAAACGAAAAACCGCTAAAAAGCGTGATTTTAAAATCCCCCTTATCAGCATAGGCAACTTAATCGCTGGGGGAAGCGGTAAAACGCCCTTTATTTTAGAGATCGCTCCAAGATACCAAGAAGTGGCGGTTGTCTCTAGGGGGTATCAACGGGATTCTAAAGGCTTAGTGGTGGTGAGCGTTAAAGGAAACATTTTAGTTCCTCAAAAAACGGCGGGCGATGAAGCCTATCTTTTAGCCTTAAATTTAAAACAAGCGAGCGTGATTGTGAGCGAAAAAAGAGAGCTAGGCGTTTTAAAAGCCCTTGAATTAGGGGCAAAAATCGTGTTTTTAGACGATGGCTTTAGGTTTAATTTCAACCAATTCAATGTGCTTTTAAAGCCTAAAATCCCCCCCTACTACCCTTTTTGTTTGCCTAGCGGATTATATAGAGAAAGCATCAAAAGCTATAAAGAAGCCCATTTAGTCGTTACCGAAGATAAGGATTATAAAAGAATCACCTCTATCACTAACCCCACCAAACGCATGCTTTTAGTAACGGCTATCGCTAATCCCAGCAGGCTTGATGCGTTTTTACCCAAAGAAGTGGTTAAAAAATTGTATTTTAGAGACCATGCCCCTTTTGATTTGAAGCTTTTAGAAAAAGAATTTTATCAAAGTAACGCCACTTCCTTATTGGTCACTTCAAAAGATCTCGTCAAATTACAAGATTGCAAATTGCCTTTAAGCGTGTTGGATTTAAAACTAGAAATTTGCCCTAAAGTTTTAGAAGAGATTGATCGTTATATTTTTTCTTATCCTTGTAATACAAAAGAACGTCTATAA
- the gmk gene encoding guanylate kinase → MNNDFNLLILSGPSGAGKSTLTKYLQEKIPKTHFSLSTTTRKPREGEVDGLHYNFVSEEEFKQGIEKGQFLEWAIVHNHYYGTSKALVEKALKEGKIVIFDIDVQGHEILKKHYPNACSVFISTKNQEILKERLLLRGTDSKETIEKRLINAYKEMQCLESFDYLIINEDLEKSKEIILSIAKTLVHRLKAFNFEKICKAWKNETL, encoded by the coding sequence ATGAATAACGATTTTAATTTACTCATCCTTTCAGGCCCTAGCGGAGCGGGTAAAAGCACCCTTACAAAGTATTTGCAAGAAAAAATCCCAAAAACCCATTTTTCCCTTTCCACCACCACGAGGAAACCCAGAGAGGGCGAAGTTGATGGCTTGCATTATAATTTTGTCAGCGAAGAAGAATTCAAGCAAGGCATAGAAAAAGGGCAGTTTTTAGAATGGGCGATCGTGCATAACCACTACTATGGCACTTCTAAAGCCCTTGTAGAAAAGGCCTTAAAAGAAGGCAAAATCGTGATTTTTGACATTGACGTGCAAGGGCATGAGATCCTTAAAAAGCATTACCCCAACGCATGCTCAGTGTTCATTAGCACCAAAAACCAAGAGATTTTAAAAGAGCGCTTGCTTTTAAGGGGGACGGATTCTAAAGAGACGATAGAAAAACGCTTGATCAACGCTTATAAAGAAATGCAGTGCTTGGAGAGCTTTGATTACCTCATCATCAATGAAGATTTAGAAAAATCCAAAGAAATCATCTTAAGCATCGCAAAAACTTTAGTCCATCGCTTAAAAGCGTTTAATTTTGAAAAAATCTGTAAGGCTTGGAAAAACGAAACCCTATAA
- a CDS encoding HugZ family heme oxygenase: protein MLNRIIEHMNAHHVEDMKGLLKKFGQVHHAENVAFKSVDPQGIVIGYNNNQTLRIEFNHEVKDPKDYKNAIIELCQSVEKTHDLKGVEEEVKAFRKDFDSVCLATLHPNGHVVCSYAPLMTDGKQYYIYVSEVAEHFAGLKNNPHNVEVMFLEDESKAKSAILRKRLRYKTNARFIERGAEFDKAFDSFIEKTGGAGGIKTIRAMQDFHLIALDFKEGRFVKGFGQAYDILGDKIAYVGDKGNPHNFAHKK from the coding sequence TTGCTTAATCGTATTATAGAACACATGAACGCTCACCATGTTGAAGACATGAAAGGTTTATTGAAAAAATTCGGACAAGTCCATCACGCTGAAAATGTCGCCTTTAAAAGCGTGGATCCTCAAGGCATTGTGATTGGTTACAATAACAATCAAACCTTAAGGATTGAATTTAACCACGAAGTTAAAGACCCCAAAGACTACAAAAACGCTATCATTGAATTGTGCCAAAGCGTGGAAAAAACCCATGATTTAAAAGGCGTGGAAGAAGAAGTTAAAGCCTTTAGAAAAGACTTTGATTCTGTTTGTTTAGCGACCTTACACCCTAATGGGCATGTGGTATGCTCTTATGCGCCTTTAATGACAGATGGCAAACAATACTACATTTATGTGAGCGAAGTGGCTGAGCATTTTGCGGGCCTTAAAAACAACCCCCACAATGTGGAAGTGATGTTTTTAGAAGACGAGAGCAAGGCTAAATCAGCTATTTTGAGAAAACGCTTGCGTTATAAAACCAACGCTCGTTTTATTGAAAGAGGGGCGGAGTTTGACAAAGCGTTTGATTCTTTCATTGAAAAAACCGGTGGTGCTGGGGGCATTAAAACCATTCGCGCCATGCAAGATTTCCATTTGATCGCATTGGATTTCAAAGAAGGGCGTTTTGTGAAAGGCTTTGGTCAAGCTTATGACATTTTAGGCGACAAAATCGCTTATGTTGGGGATAAAGGCAACCCACACAATTTCGCTCACAAGAAATAA
- a CDS encoding CMP-N-acetylneuraminic acid synthetase: protein MPVKILCDCFLTSGLGHVRRCEKILSFIEKLGVEASLYLYKQNDISAFLEGVGNDDFLIMDSYCLNSKDFYLLKEKAKSLMVIEDEEHAKGFYPKNTKIMNFTLNALKHYHHLSKDYQYYLGVGFYPVDARFIYERPINTENKEVLITLGGSEQKTLKEIVKILENKNVNLHIISPYTPKNPPKNTHYYSPLNPLEFSSLMKFCACAISASGQTLYELALSQTPSLILPIASNQILQSKEFENSGIFKQTSLKTLAKDFENLQIQKNQAWAKNLAFGSELEGALREFLEI, encoded by the coding sequence ATGCCAGTAAAAATTTTGTGCGATTGTTTTTTAACAAGCGGTTTAGGGCATGTGAGGCGTTGTGAAAAAATCCTTTCTTTTATAGAAAAATTAGGGGTTGAAGCAAGCCTTTATTTATATAAGCAAAACGATATAAGCGCTTTTTTAGAGGGCGTTGGCAATGATGATTTTTTGATTATGGATAGCTATTGTTTAAATTCAAAGGATTTTTACCTTTTAAAAGAAAAAGCCAAAAGCCTTATGGTGATAGAAGATGAAGAGCATGCTAAGGGGTTTTACCCTAAAAACACTAAGATCATGAATTTCACGCTGAACGCCTTAAAGCATTACCATCATTTATCAAAAGATTATCAGTATTATTTGGGGGTGGGGTTTTACCCTGTTGATGCTCGTTTTATTTATGAGCGCCCTATCAATACAGAAAATAAAGAAGTGCTAATCACTCTAGGGGGGAGCGAGCAAAAAACGCTCAAAGAGATAGTCAAAATTTTAGAAAATAAGAATGTGAATTTGCATATCATTTCACCTTATACGCCTAAAAATCCTCCAAAAAACACGCATTATTACAGCCCTTTAAACCCTTTAGAGTTCAGTTCTTTGATGAAATTTTGCGCTTGCGCCATTAGCGCTTCGGGTCAAACCCTCTATGAATTAGCCCTTTCTCAAACGCCCTCTCTTATCCTTCCCATCGCTTCTAATCAAATCCTTCAAAGCAAGGAATTTGAAAATTCAGGCATCTTCAAACAAACGAGTTTAAAAACTTTAGCTAAAGATTTTGAAAATTTACAAATTCAAAAAAATCAAGCCTGGGCAAAAAACCTGGCCTTTGGGAGTGAACTAGAGGGTGCATTAAGGGAGTTTTTAGAAATTTGA
- the ilvC gene encoding ketol-acid reductoisomerase, whose translation MALPVYYDKDIDLGVIQSLQVGIIGYGAQGEAQALNLRDSKVKVRIGLYQGSLSVPKAKAEGFEVLEVKELVQQSDLIMALLPDELHKEVLEKEVIPFLKEGQIVGFAHGFSVHFNQVVLPKGVGAILVAPKGPGSALREEYLKNKGLYHLIAIEQESSKYNAKAVALSYAKAMGGGRMGVLETSFKEECESDLFGEQAVLCGGLEAIVRMGFETLLKAGYPEELAYFECVHEVKLVADLLHYKGVEGLRKHISNTAEFGAIKAREPMANLLEKRMQKILKKIQNGSFAKDFLLEKSLNYPRLNTERKALKETKIEQIGEILRAPFNHKK comes from the coding sequence TTGGCATTACCCGTTTATTATGATAAAGACATTGATTTAGGCGTTATCCAATCCTTACAAGTGGGCATTATCGGCTATGGCGCGCAAGGAGAAGCCCAAGCGCTCAATTTGAGAGACTCTAAAGTAAAAGTGCGTATTGGCTTGTATCAAGGGAGTTTGAGCGTTCCAAAAGCAAAAGCAGAGGGCTTTGAGGTGCTAGAAGTCAAGGAATTAGTCCAACAATCTGATCTGATTATGGCGCTTCTTCCGGACGAATTGCATAAGGAAGTGTTAGAAAAAGAAGTGATCCCTTTTTTAAAAGAGGGGCAAATTGTGGGCTTTGCCCATGGTTTTAGCGTGCATTTCAATCAGGTTGTTCTTCCAAAAGGCGTGGGCGCGATTTTAGTCGCGCCAAAAGGGCCCGGGAGCGCTTTAAGAGAAGAATACCTTAAAAATAAGGGCTTATACCATCTAATCGCCATAGAGCAAGAAAGCTCAAAATACAACGCTAAAGCGGTGGCTTTAAGCTATGCTAAAGCGATGGGCGGAGGGAGAATGGGGGTTTTAGAAACGAGCTTTAAAGAAGAATGCGAGAGCGATTTATTCGGCGAGCAAGCGGTTTTGTGCGGAGGGTTAGAAGCGATTGTAAGAATGGGGTTTGAAACTTTACTCAAAGCAGGATACCCTGAAGAATTAGCCTATTTTGAATGCGTGCATGAAGTGAAATTGGTGGCGGATTTATTGCATTATAAGGGGGTAGAGGGCTTAAGGAAACACATTTCTAACACCGCTGAATTTGGGGCGATTAAAGCTAGAGAGCCTATGGCAAATCTGTTAGAAAAACGCATGCAAAAAATCTTAAAAAAGATTCAAAACGGCTCATTCGCTAAGGATTTTTTACTGGAAAAGAGCTTGAATTACCCCAGGTTAAACACAGAGAGGAAAGCCCTTAAAGAGACTAAAATAGAACAAATTGGGGAAATTTTACGCGCCCCATTCAATCATAAAAAATAA